GAATCCGCGCCAATAGTCACCGAGATCATAAACCAACAAAAAAGGATTGTAGGCATTGTGTCCACACACCCCGAATTTCTTTTGCTTGCCATCGATGCAGAAAAAGATATGGCAGAAAAAGCCGTGCAGCTTGCACGTTACCTGACCGGACTTTTTATCAGTATTAACGACCTCAACCAGATGAAAGCGAGCGACAGGAGAATACTTTACGGACACGTCCTGCAGGAGCTTAGGAAGATCGCAGGAGCATCACGGGGGCTTGCGGCTACCCTATACTATTCGACACGAAAAAAGCTGCTCGATTCCCTCAATCCGTTTTCCGGTTATATCAATGAGGACAGGCGTATAGTCGATAATATTTTAAGGCAATTGGAGGAATTTAAACCATGAAGAAGCAACTCATAATCCTGCTGTTTATCTGTCTTTCAAAGATGACTTTCGCCCAAAGTTATGTGACGATAATCTACGATGCCAAGCATCTTGCCATTGTAAACGAAAACGGTGCGGTAAGGCTCGCTTCCGAACAGACCCACAACAATATGCTCGGCAACATCCGTGGACGCATCGACGATATTAACGTCAACCTATCTTCCGTGGTGTTGGTGCAGAACATGATCCACCGATCACTCGCCGAAGTGGATCGGGCATTGAAGTCCGGCCGCTCCGCGCTCCATATTTCGAGGCTTGTTCAGGACATCGCCACCCACAGCACGAAGATGCTTGAAACTGCCAAAGGCGAACCGTGGCTGCTGCTCTTTGCCGAGGCCGCCAGCCGCCAGCTCAAAGACAGGGGCATAAACCTTGCCGCCGAAGTCTCCGACTTCGTTCTACAGGAGGGAAAAAACGTGCTGATGGACTACGAAAAAAGAGACCACCTCATGCGGAAGATCATTCTCGAACTGAAAGTCATACGCGCATTGGTGTTCAGTATGGAGAGGTCAATGTACTATGCCAAGATCAACGGCGTAGTGAAAATGGCGAACCCATACCGAAACTTTATCAACATGGACAAACGCAAAGCGGACGAGATCATACGGAACTATTATCTACTAAAGGACTGAACATGAAACCATCATGATTTATTCAAACCATCTAATGGAATGAATAAATCCGATAGCTTCATCACCATTTAAAAACAATTATTTCGATGAAAAAGATAAATATCATTTGGCTACTGCTGTTCCTATTTTCCACGGGAACAATGGCGCAGAACGTGAAGCGACAGACCGATAAACATATCGTAAATCAACAGGAACGCATGGTTCATAAGCAATGGGATCGAAAGAAGTTTACGCCAACAAGTGGTTTTCTCGGTCTAAACTATCAATATTGGCTCACCTGGGCGTGGCATCCAAACTACAACAAGACCGACCGCCGACCGTTGAGCGGTACAGGGCCACAGACCTTGCGCATGGGTATGGTACTGGCCATGCAACAAACGGACGAAGCCTATAAAAAGCATACGGACACCATCCGCAATGTAGCGGTGACCGAAGCCCTCAATTATTCCGGTCTGGTCACGGATGCCGACCCCTTATGGTTACTTTATTACCGCAGGGAGTTTGGAAACCTAACGGGCGACACGGACACCGATCCGCTCGCCGGACTTTCACCGGACGTCGGGGATTATTTGAGGAACAAAGGTCTATTGGAATGGTACAACGAAGAACGTGCGGAACTCAAAGAACGGTTGGAAGCTGCCCGAACGACCACGCTCGACCGTGGTAGCCGTATCATGGCTTACCACCGTTTGCTTGGGGAACACCGGAAACTTCTGTCCGCATGGGAAGCAAAAAAGAACTATGCCGCCAAATTCCTTTTATTGAGCAAAAGCCGTGACCGTCTGCAAAGTGAGAACCCCGATCTGCCGGAGTTTTCTGGCGGTCGTTCCGATGTACAAATTGCAGAGGACATCCTAAAAAGAAACCAATAACCAAAATCAGATTACTTTATGGACTTTATCAACATGACGGGGCTAATGCCCCGTTTTTTATTGCAGGGAAATCCTGTAAATGTGCCGGACTCGTTTAAAGATACGTTCAATTTTTTACAGGGGAACGGTGTCTATGAGGAGGGTGTTATGCACTTTCTCAAAGGCATGAAAAACACGATATGGACGCACTTCGATACATTCATCACCGATGCACAGGCCCTTGCCGCCATTTTCATGCTCATATTCTTTGCCATCAAATCATACGAAATGATGGCGGGCGACAAAAAAATGGAAATCATGCCTTTGTTACGCCCGTTCGGGCTTGTAATGGTCATCATCTGGTGGGGAACGTTCACCCGCATACTTGCATATCCCACGGACATTGTTGCCACCAAAACGGAAAGCCTGTTTGACAGCGGGCAGATCGAAGTTAACAACCTACGCCTGCAACGTGCAAAACTCATGGTTGACGTTGCCGATCAACTGACCACCATACAGGCCGAAACCGAGATCGCCGAAAAAGAAGCGGATACGTGGTACGGTCAGGCGTGGGATGCGGTCACCTCAACGGTAAAGGAGGGTTTTGCTTCGGTATGGAACCCAATCGTTGAACTTAAAAACCGTATGCAAGTGGGGTTACAGCTACTGGCGACCTATACCTTAGAAACGTTGGCCGTCTGGGTATTGCGCATCTGCGTTTATATCATCTTCATTATCCAGATTCTCTATTCGACCATCCTCATCATTTTAGGCCCGTTTAGTGTTGCCGTAAGTATCCTG
The Sphingobacterium spiritivorum genome window above contains:
- a CDS encoding plasmid transfer protein; protein product: MDFINMTGLMPRFLLQGNPVNVPDSFKDTFNFLQGNGVYEEGVMHFLKGMKNTIWTHFDTFITDAQALAAIFMLIFFAIKSYEMMAGDKKMEIMPLLRPFGLVMVIIWWGTFTRILAYPTDIVATKTESLFDSGQIEVNNLRLQRAKLMVDVADQLTTIQAETEIAEKEADTWYGQAWDAVTSTVKEGFASVWNPIVELKNRMQVGLQLLATYTLETLAVWVLRICVYIIFIIQILYSTILIILGPFSVAVSILPAFRDSFGTWIARFIAVNLYSGIAYLVMHVASLFQQYAMEAEITRYQQLLESTGDTLEKMGWFAGNGILSFGIVIVTFLIGGLTMLTVPSISTWIVSTSGITSAASTMGRGASNMGRAARKIIAKF